In the genome of Dunckerocampus dactyliophorus isolate RoL2022-P2 chromosome 6, RoL_Ddac_1.1, whole genome shotgun sequence, one region contains:
- the p4hb gene encoding protein disulfide-isomerase has product MLKLFLLSLLAVAIPAEIAEEEDVLVLKSSNFDEALQAHPNLLVEFYAPWCGHCKALAPEYARAAGMLKAEGSEIRLGKVDATEESDLAQEFGVRGYPTIKFFKGDKESSRDYSAGRQADDIVNWLKKRTGPAVATLGEVTAAQSLIADNEVVVIGFFKDVTSAGAKAFEKAAEGVEDIPFAMTSEEAVFTKFEASQDSVVLFKKFDEGRNTFDGELTKDNILSFVKANQLPLVIEFTEQTAPKIFGGEIKSHILMFLPKAASDFQEKMDQFKKAAESFKGQILFIFIDSDVDDNQRILEFFGLKKEECPAIRLITLEDEMTKYKPENDAIAAESIVEFCTQFLEGKLKPHRMSQDIPEDWDKNPVKVLVGKNFEEVAFDPKKNVFVEFYAPWCGHCKQLNPIWEKLGEKYKDSADIVVAKMDSTANEIEAVKVHSFPTLKFFPAGDERTVIDYNGERTLEGLTKFLESGGKEGGSPAGDDDEEDYDAEDLDEGQDEDSDGEDDDDDDGHDEL; this is encoded by the exons ATGCTTAAGTTATTCCTCCTGAGTCTGTTAGCAGTAGCCATTCCGGCTGAGATCGCCGAGGAAGAAGACGTCCTGGTACTGAAAAGCAGTAACTTCGATGAGGCTCTCCAAGCACACCCCAACCTCCTGGTAGAATTTT ATGCCCCATGGTGTGGTCACTGCAAGGCACTGGCGCCAGAGTATGCCAGGGCCGCTGGCATGCTGAAGGCAGAGGGTTCGGAGATCCGCCTGGGTAAGGTTGATGCCACAGAAGAGAGCGATCTAGCCCAGGAGTTTGGTGTCCGAGGATATCCCACCATCAAGTTCTTTAAGGGGGATAAGGAATCCTCCAGAGACTACTCAG CTGGAAGGCAGGCTGATGACATTGTTAACTGGCTGAAGAAGCGAACAGGCCCTGCTGTCGCCACCCTCGGCGAAGTCACTGCCGCACAGTCTCTGATAGCTGACAATGAAGTGGTGGTCATTGGATTCTTTAAG GATGTTACATCTGCTGGTGCCAAGGCCTTTGAAAAAGCAGCTGAAGGCGTAGAAGATATTCCCTTTGCCATGACTTCAGAAGAAGCCGTTTTTACCAAGTTTGAGGCGTCCCAGGACAGTGTTGTTCTCTTCAAGAAG TTCGATGAGGGACGCAACACCTTTGATGGTGAGCTCACCAAAGACAACATCCTGTCTTTCGTCAAGGCCAACCAACTGCCTCTAGTCATAGAGTTCACCGAGCAG ACGGCTCCGAAAATTTTTGGAGGCGAGATCAAGTCCCACATTCTCATGTTTCTGCCAAAAGCTGCCTCAGACTTCCAGGAGAAAATGGACCAGTTTAAGAAAGCCGCAGAGTCATTCAAGGGTCAG ATCCTGTTCATTTTCATCGATAGCGACGTGGACGACAACCAGCGCATCCTGGAGTTCTTTGGCCTGAAGAAAGAGGAATGCCCTGCCATTCGTCTCATCACTTTAGAGGATGAGATGACCAAGTACAAGCCAGAGAACGACGCCATCGCTGCGGAAAGCATTGTTGAATTCTGCACTCAGTTCCTTGAGGGCAAACTGAAG CCTCACCGTATGAGCCAAGACATCCCCGAAGACTGGGACAAAAACCCAGTCAAGGTTCTGGTTGGCAAGAACTTTGAGGAGGTCGCCTTCGATCCCAAGAAGAACGTCTTTGTTGAATTCT ATGCACCTTGGTGTGGCCACTGCAAGCAGCTGAATCCCATCTGGGAAAAGCTGGGAGAGAAGTACAAGGACAGCGCTGACATCGTCGTGGCGAAGATGGACTCCACAGCCAATGAGATTGAGGCAGTCAAAGTCCACAGCTTCCCCACTCTTAAATTCTTCCCTGCAGGAGACGAACGCACG GTGATCGACTACAATGGGGAGAGAACACTGGAAGGCCTCACCAAGTTCCTGGAGAGTGGCGGTAAGGAGGGAGGTTCCCCTGCTggggatgatgatgaggaggactATGATGCTGAG GACCTGGATGAAGGTCAGGACGAGGACTCTGACGGCgaggacgacgacgacgacgatggTCATGACGAGTTGTAA
- the ppp1r27b gene encoding protein phosphatase 1 regulatory subunit 27b has protein sequence MKYYRYPVSQTVGLRAYTQDKYRSSVSQKPPRSVHFPHDIVFQDFVRHGELERIGRFIRARRVSLDTIYHSGMAAIHEAVLSGNLECVELLVHYEADIHQRDEEGWTPLHMACSDGFPHIARYLLSLGADPNLENNSGEKPADLIDPDNKELLDIFGPVDD, from the exons ATGAAGTACTACCGCTACCCCGTGTCTCAGACTGTGGGACTTAGAGCTTACACCCAGGACAAGTACAGAAGCTCGGTATCGCAGAAGCCCCCCCGCAGCGTCCACTTCCCCCACGACATTGTCTTCCAAGACTTTGTACGGCACGGCGAGTTGGAGAGGATTGGACGCTTCATCCGCGCCAGAAGAGTCAGCCTGGACACCATCTACCACTCTG GTATGGCAGCCATCCATGAGGCAGTACTGTCTGGGAACCTTGAGTGTGTGGAGCTGCTGGTCCACTATGAAGCAGACATCCACCAGAGAGACGAGGAAGGGTGGACACCACTTCACATGGCCTGCAGCGATGGCTTCCCTCACATTGCACG CTACCTCCTCTCCCTTGGCGCCGACCCAAATCTGGAAAACAACAGCGGGGAGAAGCCAGCTGACCTCATCGACCCagacaacaaggaactgctggACATCTTCGGCCCGGTCGACGACTGA
- the anapc11 gene encoding anaphase-promoting complex subunit 11: MKVKIKKWNGVASWLWVANDENCGICRLAFNGCCPDCKVPGDDCPLVWGQCSHCFHMHCILKWLNSQQVQQQCPMCRQEWKFKE, translated from the exons ATGAAGGTGAAGATCAAGAAATGGAACGGAGTGGCATCCTGGTTGTGGGTGGCTAATGATGAGAACTGTGGGATCTGCAGACTGGCCTTCAATGGTTGCTGTCCTGACT GTAAAGTACCTGGGGATGACTGCCCTCTGGTCTGGGGTCAGTGTTCCCACTGTTTCCACATGCACTGCATCTTGAAGTGGCTCAACTCCCAGCAGGTCCAGCAGCAGTGTCCCATGTGCAGACAAGAGTGGAAGTTTAAAGAGTGA